A part of Botrytis cinerea B05.10 chromosome 2, complete sequence genomic DNA contains:
- the Bclcc13 gene encoding Bclcc13, with amino-acid sequence MAISLSFFPILSALLLALSLLTEAATVTYDFNITWVRANPDGAHERPTIGINGQWPLPIMRANVGDQVVVNVDNQLGNQTTTLHFHGLFMNGSTHMDGPAQVSQCGIPSGSQFVYNFTVNQPGTYWYHSHDRGQYPDGLRAPLIVTDPDFPYADEVDEEFVLSVSDWYHEEMQVWIPKFIGVANPTGAEPVPQAVLLNDTQNLTVSVQPGKTYLFRMVNIGAFAGQYIWFEGHNITIVEVDGVYTEKAEAEAIYIAAAQRYSFLLTTKNDSSTNFAFVTSMDTSLFDVIPDGLNWNGTGWLVYDDTKALPDAAFVDEYNDFDDFNLVPHDGMALLSEPDQIISLDVVMDVLGNGKPYAFFNNITYVSPKVPTLYSVMSAGEDAVNSAVYGEFTHSFVLDHQQTIEIVVNNLDSGKHPFHLHGHNFQVIQRSDEDAGTFDSTNTTETSYPAVPMRRDTVVLRPTGYLVLRFQSDNPGVWLFHCHIEWHVDQGLIATMIEAPLELQKSLTIPENHIAACQTRGVPYTGNAAGNTEDYLDLKGANVAPGPLPAGFTAKGIVAMVFSCLAALLGLATITWYGLAEMGDADKEAEKKRLEGNGSESHEGVFVPETVRVEK; translated from the exons ATGGCAATTTCTCTATCATTTTTCCCCATCTTATCGGCGCTGCTTCTTGCGTTATCACTCCTTACAGAAGCAGCGACTGTTACTTATGACTTCAACATTACTTGGGTACGAGCGAATCCCGATGGCGCTCATGAACGTCCAACCATTGGCATCAATGGACAATGGCCATTACCTATCATGAGGGCAAATGTTGGGGATCAAGTAGTTGTTAACGTTGATAATCAACTTGGCAATCAAACTACAACCCTTCATTTTCACGGTCTTTTTATGAACGGCAGTACTCATATGGATGGACCTGCACAAGTATCTCAATGTGGAATTCCCTCGGGCTCACAATTTGTTTACAATTTTACT GTAAACCAGCCAGGCACTTACTGGTATCATTCACACGACAGAGGGCAATATCCAGATGGACTTAGAGCACCATTAATTGTTACGGATCCAGACTTTCCCTATGCGGATGAGGTTGATGAGGAATTTGTCCTCTCAGTCTCAGACTGGTACCACGAAGAGATGCAAGTTTGGATTCCTAAGTTTATAGGGGTTGCAAATCCAACCGGAGCAGAGCCTGTCCCTCAAGCCGTTCTTCTCAACGATACTCAAAATCTTACTGTATCGGTGCAACCCGGGAAAACCTACCTGTTTCGCATGGTCAACATTGGTGCTTTTGCTGGCCAGTATATCTGGTTCGAAGGCCACAACATAACcattgttgaagttgatggCGTCTATACTGAGAAGGCAGAGGCAGAAGCTATATATATCGCTGCAGCTCAGAGGTACAGCTTTTTACTCACCACCAAGAATGACAGCTCAACAAACTTTGCTTTTGTCACAAGCATGGATACG TCCCTGTTTGATGTAATTCCTGACGGTTTGAATTGGAATGGGACTGGGTGGCTGGTCTATGACGATACTAAAGCCCTTCCGGATGCCGCATTTGTTGACGAGTACAACGATTTCGATGATTTCAATCTAGTACCTCATGACGGCATGGCGCTACTCTCAGAGCCTGATCAGATTATCAGCCTTGATGTAGTCATGGATGTACTTGGAAATGGTAAACCATA TgcattcttcaacaacatcacATACGTTTCCCCCAAGGTTCCCACTCTATACTCAGTTATGTCAGCTGGAGAGGATGCTGTGAATTCTGCCGTCTATGGAGAGTTTACTCACTCTTTTGTCCTTgatcatcaacaaacaatAGAAATCGTCGTAAACAACCTTG ACTCCGGCAAacatcctttccatctccacgGTCATAACTTCCAAGTAATCCAGAGGTCCGATGAAGATGCTGGCACATTCGATTCTACCAACACAACGGAAACATCATATCCAGCTGTTCCCATGCGTCGCGACACAGTTGTTCTTCGTCCAACCGGCTACCTCGTTCTTCGTTTCCAATCCGACAATCCGGGAGTTTGGCTTTTCCACTGCCACATCGAATGGCACGTCGACCAGGGTCTCATCGCCACCATGATCGAAGCACCTCTCGAGCTCCAAAAATCTCTCACTATCCCAGAAAATCACATCGCTGCTTGCCAAACTCGTGGTGTACCATATACAGGTAATGCGGCTGGTAACACGGAAGATTACTTGGATCTGAAAGGTGCTAATGTAGCGCCTGGACCGTTGCCTGCGGGATTCACGGCAAAGGGTATTGTAGCCATGGTGTTTAGTTGCTTGGCTGCGCTTTTGGGTCTGGCTACTATTACATGGTATGGACTTGCTGAGATGGGGGATGCGGATAAGGAGGCTGAGAAGAAGCGGTTAGAGGGAAATGGAAGCGAGAGTCATGAAGGCGTCTTTGTTCCAGAGACTGTTAGGGTGGAGAAGTGA
- the Bcfth1 gene encoding Bcfth1 — protein sequence MTASVFSVPVFFVVFRESLETVVIVSVLLAFIKQSLGNSDKDATLRRKLFRQVIWGALSGLLLCLIIGGGLIGAFYGIGKDAWSTTEYYWEGSFAIVASVIITLMGAALLRVSKMKEKWTVKLRQHLEPSEDTRKRRWYASWLDFKTWGEKHFMFVLPFITVLREGLEAVVFVAGVSFSTPATSIPLPVIIGLIAGLAAGYVIYKGGATSKLQVFLVISTCLLYLVAASLFSRAVWFFQAQDWNNATGGDAAETGAGPGSYDIRQSVWHVNFGNPELNGGGGWGIFNAILGWQNSATYGSVISYNLYWLVVIVGFLVMRYKEVKGHLPLAPTLKPYFAPVTTAKGYVANMKQRAIYKDEKVTPSHEVQTHGRTSSETSSMAKDPEKALDTVREVPVRTISD from the exons ATGACTGCCAGTGTTTTCTCGGTACCAGTATTCTTCGTCGTATTTCGAGAGTCTTTGGAGACGGTCGTCATCGTTTCCGTTCTCCTCGCATTTATCAAGCAAAGTTTGGGCAACTCTGATAAAGATGCGACTTTGCGCAGGAAGCTGTTCCGGCAG GTCATTTGGGGAGCTTTATCAGGACTTCTCCTATGCTTGATCATCGGTGGTGGTTTGATTGGAGCTTTCTATGGAATTGGTAAAGATGCCTGGTCAACCACCGAATACTATTGGGAAGGATCATTTGCTATTGTCGCCTCTGTTATCATCACTTTGATGGGAGCTGCACTACTCCGGGTgtcaaaaatgaaagaaaagtgGACAGTTAAGCTTCGCCAACACTTAGAGCCATCAGAAGATACAAGAAAACGAAGATGGTATGCTAGCTGGCTTGACTTCAAGACATGGGGAGAGAAGCACTTCATGTTCGTTCTTCCCTTTATTACCGTCCTTAGAGAAGGGCTCGAGGCAGTCGTCTTTGTGGCAGGTGTTTCTTTCTCTACGCCTGCGACAAGTATTCCACTCCCAGTCATTATTGGACTGATTGCCGGATTAGCAGCGGGATATGTCATCTATAA AGGTGGAGCGACATCGAAACTTCAAGTCTTCTTAGTTATATCGACATGTCTTTTGTATCTTGTAGCTGCCAGTCTGTTCTCGAGAGCAGTCTGGTTCTTCCAAGCACAAGACTGGAACAATGCTACCGGAGGCGACGCAGCAGAGACTGGAGCAGGACCAGGCTCTTATGATATTAGGCAGAGTGTGTGGCATGTCAAC TTTGGTAACCCTGAATTAAATGGTGGTGGCGGATGGGGAATCTTCAATGCCATTCTCGGCTGGCAGAACTCTGCAACTTATGGCTCGGTCATTTCATACAACCTCTACTGGCTTGTGGTCATTGTTGGATTCCTTGTAATGAGATATAAGGAGGTGAAGGGTCATCTCCCACTTGCTCCAACGCTAAAACCCTATTTTGCACCCGTTACAACTGCCAAGGGATATGTCGCAAACATGAAGCAACGGGCCATTTACAAGGATGAAAAGGTCACACCAAGCCATGAGGTTCAAACACATGGAAGAACCAGCAGTGAAACGTCATCAATGGCTAAAGATCCCGAGAAGGCTTTAGATACAGTAAGAGAGGTACCAGTCCGTACTATTTCAGACTGA